CACCATGATGAGCAGTGAGGCCAACCTGCGCGACCTGTTGCCCGACACGGACCTGCTGATCGGCGGCGTGCTGATTCCCGGCGCGAAAGCCCCGCACCTCGTCACGCGCGACATGCTGCCGCTGATGCCCGAGGGCAGCGTTATCGTGGACGTGGCGGTGGATCAGGGCGGCTGCGTGGAAACCATTCACGCCACCACCCACACGGACCCCACCTACGTCGTGGACGGCATCGTCCACTACGGTGTGGCGAACATGCCGGGGGCGGTGCCGCGCACCAGCACCTTCGCGCTGACCAACGCCACCTTCCCTTACGTCCTGATGCTGGCCGAGCAGGGCGCAGGCGCCCTGGAGAAAAACCAGGCGCTGCTGCTGGGCCTCAACACCTACCGCGGCAAACTCACGTACGCCGCCGTGGGCGAAGCCTTCGACCTGCCCAGCGTCGAGCCCAGAACCGCGCTGGCCTGAACGCGCTGGCCTGCGCCACCGGACACAGCACCCAGAGGACACATCACACGGAGTGGGACAGCGAACAGCTGTCCTGCTTTTTTTGAGGCGTGGCAAAGGGAGGGGGCGGCCTCTCCTCTGCCCCTGACCTGTCGACCAACCTCGTCCTTTTGCTACTTTCCTGTCATGCTTGATCCGTTTGCTGCTCTGCCGTTCGCCGCCGCTGTTCACCCGGAGGCCCGCGCGGCGCAGCGGCTCACCTGGGATTCGCGCGGGGCCGGGCCGGACACGGCGTTCGTGGCCCTGCCGGGCGAACAGATGCACGGCAACCGCTTCGTGGAGCAGGCGCTGGCGGCGGGGGCGCCCTTCGTGCTGACCGACCTGGAGGTGCCGCGCGCCGTGCGCGTGCCGGACGCCCAGGCCGCGCTGCTGGCGTGGGCGCGCCACGAGCGGGCCAGCAATGCGCTGGTGGTGGGCATCACCGGCAGCGCTGGAAAGACCACCGCAAAAAGCTACGTGGCAGCGGCGCTGGACGCGCTGTACATGCCGGTCTACAACACCATTCCGGCCATCGCCTGCTTTCTGATCGAGGCCAGCGGCCTGGGCCGACCGCTGGTGGTGGAGATGGGCATCGACCGCCCCGGCGAGATGGCGGAACTGATGGCCCTGGTCAATCCGAACGTGGGCGTGGTCACCTCGATCGGCCCGGCGCACCTGGAGCAACTGGGCAGCGTGGAACGCATCGCGTCCGAGAAGGGCCTGATCCTGCAGGGCCGCGAACTGGCGCTGGTGGGGCAGCAGGCCGCCGCCTGGTATCCGGACGCGCCGTCCTACGGTTTCGCGGGCGCGCACTGGGCGGGTGAAGCCCTGACCCTGACCCCAGAGGGCGCTTCGTTCCGTTACCCGCAGGGCGGGGGGAGCGGCAGTGTGGAAGTTCACCTGCCGCTGGCCGCGCGGGTGCAGGCCGAAGCGGCGGTGCTGGGGCTGGCGCTGGCCGGGTGGGCGGGGGTGCCGCTGCAGGAAGCGGCGCGGCGCCTGGCGGGTGTGAGCGTACCGGGGGGGCGTTACCGCGTGCTGCCGGGGCGCTTTACCGTGATCGACGACGCTTACAACGCTTCCCCAGTGGCGGTCAAGGCCGCGCTGGACGCCCTGCACGCCTTGCCTGGGCGGCGCATCAGCGTGCTGGGGCGCATGCTGGAACTCGGCCCGACCGAGCGGGAATTACATGCCGAAGTGGGCGCTTACGCCCGCCAGCGGGCCGACCTGACCTTCGGGGTGGGCGAATTTGCCGCCGAACTGGGGGAGCGGGCTTACCGCAGCGTGCCGGAATTGACCGAGGCGCTGCTGGGCACCGTTCAGGACGGCGATACCGTGCTGGTGAAGGCCAGCCGCGGCATCAGCTGGACGCCGGAACGCCGCGCGGCGCAGGGCGTGGGGCTCGACACCGTGGTCGAGGCCCTGCTGGGGTATCGGGGCGACTGAAGCCCTGGGTTGCAGCGGCGCGGCCACTCACGGCCTTCCTATGCGGGAGCGCCACAATGCGGGCTATGCGCTTCACGACTGGCTCCCTGCTGACGCTGACCTTCGCCGCCCTGCTCACGGCGTGTGCGCCCCGGGCAGTTCAGCCGCCGGTGGGCAATGGGTTGCGGGCCGCCTTCAGTGACGCGGGCGTGGTGTGGGCGGAGGGCGGCCGGGCCTGCGTGGCGCGGGCGCCCTCTTTCGTGCGGGCGTGCCCGGCGGTGGGGCGGGTGGTGGACGTGAACTGGCATGCCGCTCAGGCCTGGGCGGCCAGTCCGGATCTGGGCCTGGTGGCGACCCTCGACGGTGCACCGCAGACGCTAGCAGTGGGCGCGGTGGTGGCCCTGAGTGCACAGAGCATTTACCGCGAGGACGGTTCGGCGCTGACCTACGCGGGCGCGGCGGCGGCGGGTGTGCCGGGCCGGCCCAGTCTGGCCGTCACGGGCGGCGACGGCCTGGATTACGTGCTGCTGGGGGGGCAACTGGTTCGGGTGGGCGACGGCCGGGTGCTGGATCCGCTGGCTGGCCCATTTCTGGCGCTGACACCCTCGGGCGTGCGCGTCACCTCCTCTCCGGCGGTGGACACGGCGTTCGGCAGTTACTGGTTACGGAATAGCCGGCTGGAACGGGTAGACGCTGCCGGAAAGGTGCTGGCCAGTGTGCCTCACGCGGATGGGCAGGTCGGCCTGGTGGGCTCGCTGGTGGTCACCGTCTCAAGCGGGGGACAGGTACGGGCATTCGGCACCGATCTGACGGAAGTGCCCCTGAACTATTAAGGAATCTTTAACTGATGCTTTGTGAGACCACATTAGAAAAATGAGAATTGCCTGATCTTGCCCTTCTGCTGCGCGTTCAACAGTAGAGGGGCTCACATTTGCGTCGGGGACGCTGCCAACGCCGTACCCGGCAGGTGTCAGAGTTCCGTAAGCAGCCGAATGATTGGATGACAGGGCAATGACTGACCCGTCCGTACCCTCACCTGCGCGCCGTCCGTTTGGCTTGACCGATTGCTCTACTCCGTCAGGCACCGTCCCCTCGAACATGAGTGAATGCTAAAATCCGCCTGATCCTGGAGGGAGAATGTCGAGCTTTATCAACCGTCTACTGAACCCGCGCCCGGCGGCCATCGGCGTCGAAATTGGCACCAGTGCCATCAAGGTCGTGGCCCTACGCGCCGGTTCGCCGCCATCCTTACAACACGCCGTGATGGTGCCCACGCCCATCGGCAGCATGCGCGACGGCCTGGTCGTCGAGCCGCAGGCTGTGGCCAGCGAACTGCGCAGTCTCCTGGCCGAGCACCACATCACCACCAAGTACGCCGTGACCGCCGTGCCCAACCAGTCGGCGGTCACGCGCAACATCATGGTGCCGCGCATGGACCGCAAGGACTTACAGGAAGCCATCAAGTGGGAAGCCGAGCGCTACATCCCCTACCCCATCGATGAAGTCAGCCTGGATTTCGACCTGCTCGACGACCCGGAAGAGATTCCCGAGAACGGCCAGATGGAAGCCGTGATCGCCGCCGCGCCCACCGAGCACGTGGCGCGGCAGGTCGAGGTGCTGCGCCTGGCCGGCCTGGAACCCACCGTCATCGACCTCAAGAGCTTCGCGGCGCTGCGCGCCCTGCGCGGCAACCTGCTGGGCGAGCACCTCACCAAAAGCACCCTGACCGGCAGCAACTACACCGAGTCCGGCGAGGTCGCGCTGGTCATGGAGATCGGCGCGAGCAGCAGCGTCATCAACCTGGTGCGCGGCGACCGCATTCTCATGACTCGCAACATCAACGTCAGTGCCGACGACTTCACCACCGCCCTGCAAAAGTCCTTCGACCTGGACTTCACGGCCGCCGAGGACGTGAAACTGGGCTACGCCACCGCCACCACCCCCACCGAGGACGAGGAAGACCTGCTGAACTTCGACATGAGCCGCGAACAGTACAGCCCCGCGCGCGTGTTCGAGGTGGTGCGCCCGGTGCTGGGTGACCTGATCACCGAGATTCGCCGCAGCCTGGAGTTCTACCGTGTGCAAAGCGGCGACGTGGTGGTCGACCGTACCTTCCTGGCAGGCGGCGGCGCGAAACTGCGCGGCCTGTCCTCGGCCATCAGCGACGCGCTGGGCTTCCGGGTGGAAGTCGCCAGCCCCTGGCTGACCGTGCAGACCGACCAGGCCAATGTGGACACCGGCTACCTGCAAACGAACGCCCCCGAATTTACCGTGCCGCTGGGCCTGGCCCTCCGGGGGGTGACTGGCCGTGGTTGAAATCAACCTTCTTCCGCAGCAATACCGCAAGCAGTCGGCTCCAGACGCCTGGAAGTACGGCTCGGTGGCCGCCGTGGCCGTGACGCTGGCCGCCATGGGCGTCATGTGGGGCCTGACCAGCCAGAACGTGCGCCAGCTTCAGGGCCAGATCGACAGCGTGCAGGGCGACATCACGGCCCTGACGCCGCAGAAGCAGAAGTACGACGAACTGGTCACCCAGCAGCAGAACCTGGAAAAAGTCACCAGCGTCGCACAGACCCTCAAGGGCACCAAAACCTACTGGTCGAACGACCTGGCGGTCTTCAGCCGCGAAATCCCGGCGTCTTCCGGCGTGGCCCTGACCAAACTGACCATGCGCGACAAGAAGCCCGAGGAACTGACCACCGATCAGGGGAACGGCATTTTCATCGGCAAGGCGGTGCGCCGCGAACTGGATCTGAGCGGCGCGGCCAGCAGCCAGCAGGCGGTCATCAACTTCCTGAACACCTTCGAGAACAGCCCCGGATTCGGCGTGAATTTCCAGGGCATGCAGCGCGACGACAAGAGCGGCGCCTACACCTTCAATGCCAGGGTCGGCATCGTCGGTGACAGCCCGGCAGCTACTGCTACGCCAGCCGCCCCAGGGGCCGCACCAGGCACGGCGGCTACTGCGCCCGCACCGGCAGCTCCCGCTGCGCCGGCAGGGGGAACCAATGGCAACTAAACTCACTCCTCAAACACAGTTCCTGCTGGTGGCCGCCCTGTGCCTGCTGGCCCTGCTGGCTTTCTTCCTGTACTACTACAAGCCCAAGCAGGAGACCCTGACCATGATGCGCGACGACCTGGCGGCCAAACAGAACACCGCCGAACAGTACCGCGCCGCCGCCGCCGCCATTCCGGATCTGACGGCCAAGGTCGGCAAACTGGAGCAGGAACGGGCGGAGTTCGTGCGGGCGCTGCCCACCACCCAGCAGTTCGGGCAGGTGGTCGACCAGTTGCGGGCCAACGCCAGCGCCAGCAAAACCGAAGTGACCAGCCTGACATTCGCCAACAGCCAGGCCCCCAACCTGCCGGCAGGCGTGCGGCCCATCAACGTCAACATGGCCGTGCAGGGCCAGTTCGGGCAGCTCTTTCAACTGATGCGCCGCATGGAAACCCAGAACCGCTTCACGACCTTGAACACCCTTGACCTGCAACTGCCCAAGGCCGACAGCTTCAACCCGAACCTGCAGGGCACGCTGGCGCTGACCGTCTACACCTTCGATCCTGCCCAGGCGGCCCTGCCCACGAACGCCGCGCCGGCCGGAACAACGGCGGCCCCAGCGGCCCCCGCCAGCGGAGGCACCCCATGAGCCGCGCCCCCGTTACCCTGTCGCGCGAGATGAAAATAGGCCTGATCGCCCTGCTGATGCTGGCCCTGCTGGGCGGCTGGCTGGTCATGAACAACCGGCAAGCCGACGTGGACACCAGTGTCGCCCCAGCCGTTGCCACGACTGACCCCGCTGCGTCCGGCACCGATACTGCCGCGTCCGGCACGTCCAGCACTGCCGGGACAGATGCCGCCACGAACGGGACGCCCACCACTGCGCCGCAAGGCGCGACCGGCACCCCCTCTGGCACCCCGTCCGGCGAGGTTCCCGTCGCCCCCGGCACCCTGAACGGTGAAACGGGCGAAGTGGTGGCCGCGCCGCCCTTCCCGGTCACCGACCCGAACGGCAGCACGCCGGACCCCACGGTGCCCACCCCCGCCCCCAGCGGCATCAACCCCGATACGCCCCTGCTGAGCCTGAACGGCAACAATCCTTTCAAGCCCATCAAACTCGAAGCCCCCGAGGGTGGCTCGCAGGCCAGCGGCACCCTGGCCACGGCCCCCAGCTCCAGCGGCGAGGCGGCCTCGCCCGCCGTGACCATCACGCGGCCCAGCAGTTCTGCCGAGGAGATCAACGCCGCTCTGGCCAGCCCATCTTCACGTGGGCCCATTGCGGTCGCCCCGATCCCCGGTACGCCCCCAAGCACGGCTGGCCGCTCCGGGCGCAGCAGCGGCGCCATTCCCATTACGCCCCTGCCCGGCACCCCGGCCAGCATCCCCAGCCCCACCCTGCCCTCGCGCAGCGCTGGCAGCTCCAGGGCCACCACAGCCAATGCCCGCCCCACCAATGCCCGCCCCACCACTGCCAGCAACGTGCCCAGCCGCACGGTCACGGTTCCATCTGGCGGCGCAGGCAGCCGGGGCAATGCCGCGCCGGGCGGCCGCCCGGCCCAGCCGGCCACCACACCAGCGAATAAGCCAGTGGTGCCCCCCATTACCGCCGTGCGTGAACCGGCGGTCACGGTACCGGACGCCCTGAACCCCGCACCCAGCCCTGCCCCGGCCACCGCCAGCGCGAGCGCCGCCCAGGGAACTGTGGCGCCCGCCGAACCGCAGGCCATCACGGCCACCAGCCCAACGCCGACTAATTCAGGCCAGGTCAGTGCCAGCACCAGCAGTGAACTGGAAAACTACGTCAAAACGCACCAGATGGTCTTCGACGCGGCCGTGCTCGGCCCTGTAAACACCGCCATTCTCCGCTCCGATCAGGGCTTTGTCGTCGCCACGGCAGGCCAGCCCCTGCCGGACACCAAGATCATCCTCAAGGAAGTCACGGCCAGCTCCGCGACCCTGACCCTGGGACAAGACACCCTGACCCTGCAACTGGACAAAAGGTGAGCCATGAATAAACGACACGTTCTTCTCCTGACCGCCGTGCTGGGCATGGCCGCCCTCCCCGTCCTCGCCCAGTCGTCGGCCCCCACCGACGCGCAACTGCGTACCGACAAGATCACGGTGGAAACCGGCACCTACACCGGCCCGCTGTCCAGCCTGCTGGCCGCCATCGCCAAGACGGCCGGCTACGGCCTGATCCTCGACACGGATGTCGACCTGCAACAGACGCCGGCCACCACACCCACTTCCGGCGCCGCCACGCCTGCTCCGACGGGTCGCCCGGTGGTGTACTCCTTCAAGGACAAACCGTTCAACGAAGTGTGGCCCCTGCTGATGGACGTGTACGGCCTGAGCTACGAGGTCATTCAGGTGGGCGGCCAGCCGGTGCTGCGCGTCGGCAATGCCCCCATTCAGCGCATCGTGAATCTGAAGAACGCCGACGCTAAAACTGTCGTGGAACAAGTTAGTCGCCTATTCGGTGAGCCAATAGTTCAAGACAACCCACAACGGGATGCTTCAGGCAATGTAGTAGGTTTTAATAAACAGATTGTCGGTTACAAATTTAATTCACCCTCACTGAAGATTGTTGGGGACGATAAGACAAATAGTATTGTCGTCATTGGTACGAATAAAGAAGTCATTGATGTTATAAATGCGATTCAAAATGTTGATGTTCAGGAAAGGACTGTATCTGGATCAAAAACATATATTGCCAATAAAGACACGGCATCTGTTGTTAAATTCATTGAATCTACCGCCCCCGATATCAAAGTAACTACTTTTAGCGGAACTAACAAAATTTTCCTTGAAGGCCCAGAAAAACGTCTTAGTTACATTGATGGATTGCTAAATCAGTTCGATCTAGCAGAGATTGCAACTAAGGAAAATGACCCATCACTTATCCAAACGGTTAGAATTGTTTATACTGCCAAGTCGGGTGCAGCAAATGCCAATAATCTAACTGCCGTCCTATCAAGCCAGTTTCCCAGAGTTCGTTTCACACCACTGGCAGGAACAGCAAATATCATTCTCAATGGTACCCAATCTGACATTAAAGAGGCCCAAAGCCTGTTAGCTCAGATTGATATTGCTCCAGCCACCGCGCCCACCACCGTGCAGCGCGTGTTTCAACTGGTGAACGCCAGCGCCGAGGAAGTCAAGGCCACGCTGGAAGGCACCCTGCAAAAGGAAGTGACGAGTACCGCCCAGCGCGGCACCGGCACCACCCTGCTGGACGTGAACGGCAACCCCATCAGCGCCCTGGTGCCCCCCAGCCAGCAGGCCAGCGCCGACGCGCAGGGCCTGAAGACCACGGACCTGAGCGGCACCACGCCAACCACGGCGCCCGACATGCCGAACATCATCGCCGACAAGCGCACCAACACCATCATCGTGCGCGGCACGCCGCTTCAGGTGGATCAGGTGGCGGAACTTATTCCGCAACTCGACAAGGTGGTGCCGCAGATCAACGTGCAGGTTCGCATTCAGGAACTGACCGACTCGGCGACCCGCAGCCTGGGCCTGAACGCCAACCTCAACTTCGGCGGCTTCAGCATCGGCACCTCGTCGGGCACCGGCCTGGCCGCCACCTTCGACCCCACCAAGACGCTGATGGGCTTCAACATCTTCCCCACCCTGACGGCCCTGGAAACCCAGAACCTGGCGCGCCGGGTGTACGACGGCAACGTCACCATGCAGAGCGGCCAGCGTGCTCTGGGCGGCACGAGCCAGACGGAAAATGCGTCGTCCACCGCCGCCGCCTCGGTCAAGTCGGGCGGTTCGCTGGAAATCAACATTCCCAGCCAGGCGGCCAACATTCCCAGCATTCAGAAAACCATCGATTACGGCGTGATTCTGGATTTCTTCAGCCCGCAGGTGGCCCCAGACGGCACCATCACCGTGCGCGTGCGCGGCAAGGTGAACACACCGCCGGCCAACATTACGGCCAACAACATCCCCTACGTCCTGAACTTCCAGAACAGCGAGGCGCAGAGCCTGGTGTCCTTCAAGAGCGGCGAAACGCTGCTGCTGGCCGGCCTGATGGGCAACACCGCGGCGAACGGCAGCACCGGGATTCCCTACCTGTCGAAGTTCGGTATCGGTGGAACGACCACCAAGGACAGCAAGTTCTCGCAACTGCTGGTCATCATCACCGGCACCATCGTCAAGTAAGGTTCGGGTTCGGGCAGGCGCTCCCTGGTGGGGCGTCTGCTGTTTTTTGGCTGTACTTTTGATGGCCGTGTGGCTTTTGTTTGGTCAGGGGCGCGTTTTCCAGGCGGCCAGGCTCTAGAGTCGGTCTTATGAGGTACTTGACTGCCGGGGAGTCGCACGGGCCGCAATTGACGGCCATCATCGAGGGGTTGCCTTCGCAGTTGCCGCTGGGCAAGGGGGACATCGATCCGTGGCTGCGCCGGCGTCAGGGCGGGTACGGGCGTGGGCGGCGCATGGTCATCGAGACGGACGAGGCCGACATCCTGAGTGGGGTGCGTTCGGGCCGCACGACGGGCGCGCCGGTCACGCTGGTGATTGCCAACAAGGATCACCGCAACTGGACGGAGATCATGTCGCCGGAAGCAGGTGGGGAGCCGCGCAAGAAGGCCCTGACCGATGCGCGGCCCGGTCACGCCGACCTGACCGGCGGCATCAAGTACCGCCACCGGGATTTGCGCGATGTGCTGGAACGGGCCTCGGCGCGGGAAACGGCCGCCAGGGTGGCGGTGGGCAGCGTGGCGCTGAAGTTGTTGTCCGAACTGGGCGTGCAGGGCGCAAACTTCGTGTCGAGTCTGGCTGGTATCGAGACGCGACAGGCATTCAGCTGGGACGCGCTGGACGCCATCGAGGACTCTGACCTGCGTACACCCGACGCGGACGCGGCCGGGCAGATGCGCGAGCGGATCGATCAGGCCAAGAAGGACGGGGACACGCTGGGCGGCATTCTGGAGGTGCGCTTCCGGGGCTTGCCGGTCGGTCTTGGAAGTTTCGTGCATTACGACCGGAAACTGGATGGCCGGATTGCGCAGGCGTGCCTCAGCGTGCAGGCCATGAAAGGCGTGGAGATCGGGCGGGCCTTCGAGAACGCCATGAAACCCGGCAGCGGCGTGCACGACGCCGTGTACTACCGCGAGGGCAGCTACGCGCGCGACACGAACAGCGCGGGCGGCCTGGAAGCCGGCATGACCAACGGCGAGGAGTTGATCGTGCGGGTCGCCATGAAACCCATCGCCACCCTGATGAAGCCCCTCCCCACCGTGAATGTCGTGACGCACGAGCCTTCGGACGCGGCGCGGGAACGCAGCGACACCACCGCGGTGCCGGCAGCGGGCGTGATCCTGCAGTGCGTGATCGGCTGGGTGCTGGCCGAAGCCCTGCTGGAAAAATTCGGTGGGGATACCCTGCCCGAATTACAGGAGCGCGTGGCCGCCGCCCGGACGTTCGCGCGGGAGTACTGAGCTGCCGACATGCTGGAACCAGCACTGGATGAGAACGTTCGAAACAGCCTGGAGACGCATCTGCTCACTCTGGATCAAGCTGAAGTTCAGCCTCTCCCGGACAATTGTCTTAAACTGTCCCCCATGTCAAATTCCGGCCTGATCGAGCGACCCGTCACCTGGGTGGCCCTGGCTGGGTTCATGGGCACCGGGAAAAGCCGCGTGGGCTGGGAACTCTCTCGGGCGCTGGCGCTTCACTTCGTGGATACCGACAAACTCATCACGCGCGTGGTGGGCAAAAGCATTCCCGAGGTGTTCGCGCAGGAAGGCGAAGGCTACTTCCGCGCCTGCGAACACGAGGTGGTGCAGCGTGTCACGCGGCTGGAACACGCCGTGATCAGCCTGGGGGGCGGCACCTTCATTCACGAGGAGAACCGCCGCCGCCTGCTGCAACGCGGCCCGGTGGTGGTGCTGTGGGCCACACCGGAAACCGTATACCAGCGCACGAAAAACAGTGACCGCCCGCTGCTGAAGTCGGAAGATCCCCTCAGCAAAATCAAGAACCTGATGGACGAACGCGAAAGCATTTACCGCGAGGGCACCATTCACGTTCACAGTGACGGACGACCCAGCGAGGAGATCGTCGAGGAGATTCTCGAGCGCCTGGAACGCTGGGCCGAGGTGCATCAGGCCTGGCCGGAGATCACGGAAGCGGAGTGGAGCGACTGTGTCACCGATTGAGGGGTCACGGATTGAGGGGTCACCGACTGAGGGGCGGACGGTCGAGGTCGGCGGGCCGCACCCGTACACTGTTCACGTGGGTGCCGGGTTGCTCTCGCAGATCAGGGTCAAAGAGCGTCAGGTGGCCCTGATCCACGCTGAAGATCTGCCGGGCGAGTACGTAAAAGAGGTGGAGGCCGGCCTGCAACCTGTCGTGACGGTGCGCGTCCCCGCGCGTGACGCCTGTAAAACGCTGGACGTGTACGCGAACGTGTTGTCACAACTGGCGCAGGTGAACCTGCCGCGTGACGGCGCGGTGATCGGTCTGGGCGGCGGGGCCGTGACGGATCTAGCAGGGTTCGTGGCCGCCTCTTACCTGCGCGGGGTGGCTTTTTACACCCTGCCGACCACGCTGCTGGGCATGGTGGACGCTGCCGTGGGGGGCAAAACAGGCGTGAATTTACCCGAGGGTAAAAATCTGGTGGGCGCCTTCTGGCCGCCGCAAGCCGTGTGGTGCGATACCGACACCTTGACCAGCCTGCCGCCCGCCGTATTCCGTGAGGGCGCGGCGGAAGCCTTCAAGCATGGCCTGATTGCCGATCCGACACTCCTGACCCGTGTGCTCGACCCGGAATTCAGGCCCGGCGGCGCCCTGCTGGAAAGCACCCTGGCCGATGCCATTGCCGTCAAGGCCGCCGTCGTGACCCGTGACCTGACCGAGCAGGGCGAACGGGCGTTCCTGAATTTCGGTCACACACTGGCGCACGCCCTCGAGGGCGTTACGCATCAGGGCATAGCGCACGGCGAGGCGGTGGGGTACGGCATGCATTACGCCGCCATCCTCAGCCGCGAGATGGGCGGCGCCGACCTGACCGGGCACACACGGAAGTTCCTCGACTGGCAGCAGCCCACGTCCCTGCCTGCCCTGAAGTTCGATGAGGTGACGGCTTACATGAACCGCGACAAGAAGGCCGACAGCGACGGCGTGCGCTTCGTGCTGCTGCGCGATGTCGCCCAGCCTTATCTGACGAGGGTGCCGGAGGATGTGCTGCGCCGTTCGTTCGGGGAATGGCTGGGGCAGATTCAAACTCGCTGACAGGGGCTGAACAGGTATCCTGCTCCTATGCTGCTGGTGCTGAACGGCCCGAACCTGAACCGCCTTGGCCTGCGTGAACCTGGTGTGTACGGCACGCAGACGCTGGAAGACCTGGAACGCCAGTGCGAGACGTGGGGCGCGGAGCTCGGCGAGGCCGTGACCTGCCGCCAGAGCAACTTCGAGGGACAACTGCTGGAGTGGATTCAGGAGGCGCAGGAGCAGGGGTTCACGGGCATCGTGATCAACCCGGGGGCCCTGACGCACTACAGTTACGCGCTGCGGGACGCCATTGCCGGCCAGGCCGTGCCCGTGGTGGAGGTGCATATTTCCAACGTGGATGCCCGCGAGGAATTTCGCCACCACTCCGTGACGGCGGCCGTGTGTAGGGGGAAA
This DNA window, taken from Deinococcus fonticola, encodes the following:
- the aroQ gene encoding type II 3-dehydroquinate dehydratase → MLLVLNGPNLNRLGLREPGVYGTQTLEDLERQCETWGAELGEAVTCRQSNFEGQLLEWIQEAQEQGFTGIVINPGALTHYSYALRDAIAGQAVPVVEVHISNVDAREEFRHHSVTAAVCRGKISGLGFLGYRLAMEALTEQE